In one window of Nicotiana tabacum cultivar K326 chromosome 12, ASM71507v2, whole genome shotgun sequence DNA:
- the LOC107783950 gene encoding protein CYPRO4: MGANHSREDLELSDSESESEYCSESRQREDDEEDNYYSDAKTTPSSIDSKQNPQTPSSLDDVEAKLKALKLKYNTPHAKANNPTDKNAVKLYQHVGFNTTNSKWVVSDKVTTYLFVKLGSGDESDDENEENSFWALQIGSKIKVKVDENLQLKAFKDQKRVDFVANGVWAVKFFAEEEYNAFVDKYQSCLFENTYGYEANDENRVKVYGKDFIGWAKPEAADDSMWEDAGDSFKSPEKTPLRVNHDLREEFEEASVNGGAIQSLALGALDNSFLISDSGIQVVRNYNHGISGKGVYVNFDKERSSTVAHSTPRKALLLRAETNMLLMSPVTDKKPHSKGLHQFDIETGKVVSEWKFEKDGTDISMRDITNDSKGAQMDPSGSTFLGLDDNRLCRWDMRDRHGMVQNLVNESTPVLNWTQGHQFSRGTNFQCFATTGDGSIVVGSLDGKIRLYSSSSMRMAKTAFPGLGSPITHVDVTYDGKWILGTTDTYLVLICTLFVDKNGSTKTGFAGRMGNKISAPRLLKLNPLDSHMAGANKFRNAQFSWVTENGKQERHLVATVGKFSVIWNFQQVKDSSHGCYQNQVGLKSCYCYKIVLRDDSIVESRFMHDKFAVTDSPEAPLVVATPLKVSSFSISSRRLQI, encoded by the exons ATGGGTGCTAATCACAGCCGTGAAGATCTGGAGCTTTCCGACTCTGAATCGGAATCCGAATACTGTTCTGAGTCTCGGCAAAGAGAAGACGACGAAGAAGATAACTACTACTCTGACGCCAAAACGACGCCGTCTTCTATTGACAGCAAACAGAATCCTCAAACCCCATCCTCTTTAGACGACGTTGAAGCTAAGCTCAAAGCCCTAAAGCTCAAATACAATACTCCTCATGCTAAGGCCAACAACCCTACCGATAAAAATGCCGTTAAACTTTACCAACACGTCGGATTCAACACCACCAATTCTAAATGGGTCGTTTCTGATAAGGTCACGACTTATTTGTTCGTCAAATTGGGTAGCGGTGATGAGTCTGATGATGAAAATGAGGAGAATAGTTTTTGGGCTTTGCAAATTGGGTCCAAAATTAAGGTTAAGGTTGATGAGAATTTGCAATTAAAGGCTTTTAAGGACCAAAAGAGAGTGGATTTTGTTGCAAATGGCGTTTGGGCTGTGAAATTCTTTGCTGAAGAAGAGTACAATGCGTTTGTTGATAAGTATCAGAGCTGTTTGTTTGAGAATACTTATGGGTATGAAGCAAATGATGAGAATAGAGTTAAGGTTTATGGTAAGGACTTTATCGGATGGGCGAAACCCGAAGCTGCAGATGATTCGATGTGGGAGGATGCAGGGGATAGTTTTAAGAGCCCCGAGAAGACGCCTTTGAGGGTTAACCATGACTTACGGGAGGAGTTTGAGGAGGCGTCGGTTAATGGAGGAGCTATTCAGAGCTTAGCATTAGGTGCATTGGATAATAGTTTTCTTATTAGCGATTCGGGTATTCAGGTTGTGAGGAATTACAATCATGGGATAAGTGGAAAAGGCGTTTATGTGAATTTCGATAAGGAAAGGTCTAGTACTGTAGCTCATTCGACTCCTAGGAAAGCTTTACTGTTAAGAGCTGAGACTAATATGCTTCTCATGAGTCCCGTGACCGATAAGAAGCCTCACTCTAAGGGATTACATCAGTTTGATATCGAGACAGGGAAGGTTGTTAGCGAGTGGAAGTTTGAGAAAGATGGAACTGATATCTCAATGAGGGATATTACTAATGATAGCAAAGGAGCTCAGATGGATCCCTCGGGGTCGACTTTCTTAGGTTTAGATGATAACAGGTTGTGTAGGTGGGATATGCGTGATCGACATGGGATGGTTCAGAATCTTGTCAATGAAAGTACTCCTGTGTTGAATTGGACTCAAGGGCATCAGTTTTCTAGGGGAACTAACTTTCAGTGCTTTGCTACTACTGGTGATGGATCAATCGTTGTTGGTTCACTTGATGGAAAGATTAGATTATACTCGAGCAGTTCAATGAGAATGGCTAAGACAGCTTTTCCGGGGCTTGGTTCTCCTATCACTCATGTGGATGTTACCTATGATGGGAAGTGGATACTGGGGACAACTGATACTTACTTGGTATTGATATGCACCTTGTTTGTTGACAAGAACGGAAGTACTAAGACAGGTTTTGCCGGTCGCATGGGGAACAAGATTTCGGCTCCCAGATTGTTGAAGCTAAACCCTCTCGATTCACATATGGCTGGAGCGAACAAGTTTCGCAATGCTCAATTTTCATGG GTCACTGAGAATGGGAAGCAGGAGCGCCACCTTGTTGCAACTGTTGGGAAGTTCAGTGTGATATGGAATTTTCAACAGGTGAAGGATAGTTCTCATGGGTGTTACCAGAATCAGGTGGGGTTGAAGAGCTGCTATTGTTACAAGATAGTTTTAAGAGATGACTCTATCGTAGAAAGTCGATTCATGCATGACAAATTTGCTGTAACGGACTCTCCTGAAGCACCCTTGGTGGTAGCAACACCCCTGAAAGTTAGCTCATTCAGCATCTCTAGCAGGAGATTACAAATTTGA
- the LOC107783957 gene encoding protein WEAK CHLOROPLAST MOVEMENT UNDER BLUE LIGHT 1-like, which yields MEDAKERKESAPPESSHEPKVSSPNEDQSLNAAQTSQHTSEKENSKIQEAAVDASEHLKEASRSLLLQESQTSPEGNLMSDTPIKSDGVSNTSETGTPQMASGTPTVEPEASPQLIQDLKADPSANRNTTALGESNVSSTLDAKPSEMLEPALGMGASGKVHNQPNDSSDGPTAEQDSSSILAVNSETSPLKEENKKESSERIQSNNSEIEKGSSEHVQSPHSEAGPNNASPRHQPDNSPSSTHINEDESSLLSTQVRTPENNNHILSPDNIGRPLAKASTFTARTSVPIASPKHPEKSDINKGHIDTAAPIESVKQAVSKFGGIVDWKAHRVQTVERRQLVEQELAKVQEEIPFYKKQSQAAEDAKVLVLKELDSTKRLIEELKLNLERAQKEEQQAKQDSELAKLRVEEMEQGIGNEVSIAAKAQLEVARARHAAAVSELKTVNSELEDLRKDYALLVSEKDGAVKRAEEAVSASKEVDKTLENLTIELITAKESLEAAHAAHLEAEEHRIGVAAASEQDALIWEKELKQAEEELDKLNQQILSANDLRGKLDTASALLQDLKAELAAYMESKSKQETDEEGNPNGSDLSVPEKRTHVEIQAAVATAKRELEEVKLNIEKATTEVNFLKVAATSLKAELEKEKSELAVIRQREGIASVAVASLEAELSRTKSEIALTQMKEKEAREKMVELPKQLQEAAQEADRAKSLAQMARLDLNKAKEEAEQAKAGASTVESRLLAVKKEIEAAKAGEKLALAAITALEESESAQRSRTNDEEPAGVTLSVEEYFELSKQAHEAEAQANMKVTAAISQIDVAKESELRSLNRLEEVNHEITERKEALEVALQKAEKAKEGKLAVEQELRKWRADHEQRRKAGESIPPTTGSPRMSVEESKESKTSESAPEAAASHNSTSPKAQALASSTEADSSPDVKIPRKKKRSFFPRIFMFLGRRKAQANKSA from the exons ATGGAAGATGCTAAAGAGAGGAAGGAAAGTGCTCCTCCAGAATCATCTCATGAACCGAAGGTCTCCTCTCCGAACGAGGATCAATCACTTAATGCAGCTCAAACAAGTCAACATACAAGTGAAAAAGAAAACTCTAAAATTCAGGAAGCAGCCGTGGATGCTTCAGAGCATTTAAAAGAGGCCTCTCGCAGCTTATTACTGCAAGAAAGTCAGACCTCTCCAGAAGGAAATTTAATGTCGGACACCCCCATTAAATCTGATGGAGTGAGTAACACTTCAGAAACAGGAACTCCTCAAATGGCTTCTGGTACACCTACGGTTGAGCCGGAAGCCTCACCTCAATTAATACAGGATCTGAAAGCAGACCCTTCTGCAAATAGAAATACAACAGCTCTCGGAGAATCCAATGTGTCATCCACATTGGATGCAAAACCAAGTGAAATGTTGGAGCCAGCATTGGGCATGGGTGCTAGTGGTAAGGTTCATAACCAACCAAATGATTCATCTGATGGACCAACAGCTGAGCAAGATTCTTCATCAATATTAGCCGTGAATTCAGAGACATCTCCCCTAAAAGAGGAAAACAAAAAGGAATCTTCTGAACGTATTCAATCTAATAATTCAGAAATAGAAAAGGGATCTTCTGAACATGTACAATCTCCTCATTCAGAAGCAGGACCAAATAATGCTTCACCGCGTCATCAACCAGATAATTCTCCTAGCAGTACCCACATTAATGAGGACGAGTCTTCTCTTTTATCAACTCAAGTGAGGACACCTGAAAATAACAATCACATACTGTCACCAGATAATATTGGTCGCCCGTTAGCTAAGGCTTCCACTTTCACAGCGAGGACCTCAGTACCCATTGCTAGTCCTAAGCATCCTGAAAAATCTGACATAAACAAAGGCCACATCGACACAGCAGCACCAATTGAATCTGTTAAGCAGGCAGTTTCCAAGTTTGGAGGGATCGTCGACTGGAAGGCTCATCGTGTACAGACTGTGGAG AGACGGCAACTTGTTGAACAAGAACTAGCAAAAGTACAAGAGGAGATCCCATTTTATAAAAAACAGTCTCAGGCTGCTGAAGATGCAAAAGTGCTAGTTTTAAAGGAACTAGATAGCACTAAGAGACTTATAGAAGAATTGAAGCTGAACCTGGAGAGAGCACAAAAAGAAGAGCAACAAGCAAAACAGGATTCAGAACTTGCCAAGCTTCGGGTAGAGGAGATGGAGCAGGGGATCGGTAATGAGGTTAGTATTGCAGCCAAAGCACAGCTTGAAGTTGCTAGGGCTAGGCATGCAGCTGCAGTTTCTGAGCTAAAGACTGTAAATTCTGAGTTAGAAGATCTTCGAAAAGACTACGCTTTATTAGTGTCTGAGAAAGATGGTGCGGTGAAAAGAGCAGAGGAAGCAGTCTCTGCTTCGAAAGAAGTTGACAAGACATTGGAGAATTTAACTATTGAGCTCATCACTGCAAAGGAATCTTTAGAGGCTGCACATGCTGCACATCTAGAAGCTGAGGAACACAGAATTGGAGTGGCTGCGGCAAGCGAGCAAGATGCTCTAATCTGGGAGAAAGAACTGAAGCAGGCTGAAGAGGAGCTTGACAAGCTAAACCAGCAAATTCTGTCTGCAAACGATCTGCGAGGAAAACTAGATACTGCTTCAGCTTTGCTACAGGATCTCAAAGCTGAGTTAGCTGCTTATATGGAATCAAAGTCGAAGCAGGAGACGGATGAAGAAGGAAACCCGAACGGCAGTGATTTGTCGGTGCCAGAGAAAAGAACTCATGTGGAGATACAAGCAGCAGTGGCCACAGCTAAAAGGGAACTAGAAGAAGTGAAACTCAACATCGAGAAAGCTACGACTGAAGTAAATTTCTTGAAGGTGGCAGCAACTTCATTGAAGGCAGAATTGGAAAAGGAAAAATCAGAACTAGCCGTGATCCGACAGAGAGAAGGAATAGCATCTGTTGCCGTTGCATCTCTTGAAGCTGAGTTGAGCAGGACAAAGTCAGAGATTGCTCTTACACAGATGAAGgaaaaagaagcaagagagaAGATGGTAGAGCTTCCCAAGCAACTTCAAGAGGCAGCCCAAGAAGCTGATCGTGCAAAATCACTTGCTCAAATGGCACGTTTAGATCTGAATAAGGCAAAGGAAGAAGCTGAGCAGGCAAAGGCTGGAGCAAGTACCGTAGAAAGTAGATTACTTGCAGTAAAGAAGGAGATAGAGGCTGCGAAAGCTGGAGAGAAGTTGGCACTAGCAGCTATCACTGCTCTGGAGGAGAGTGAATCAGCTCAAAGAAGTAGAACCAATGATGAGGAGCCAGCTGGAGTAACTCTTTCTGTGGAGGAGTATTTTGAGCTCAGCAAGCAGGCGCATGAGGCGGAGGCGCAAGCTAACATGAAGGTGACTGCTGCTATTAGCCAAATAGATGTAGCCAAGGAGTCGGAGCTGAGAAGTCTAAACAGGCTGGAGGAGGTTAATCACGAGATAACTGAAAGAAAGGAAGCTCTAGAAGTTGCATTGCAGAAGGCCGAGAAAGCCAAGGAAGGGAAGTTGGCTGTAGAGCAAGAGCTAAGGAAATGGAGAGCAGATCATGAGCAAAGACGGAAAGCTGGTGAATCCATTCCACCTACAACAGGGAGCCCAAGAATGAGCGTTGAGGAGAGTAAAGAATCAAAAACCTCTGAAAGTGCACCAGAGGCTGCTGCTTCTCATAACAGCACAAGTCCGAAAGCCCAAGCGCTAGCAAGCAGCACCGAAGCTGATTCATCTCCAGATGTGAAGATTCCAAGGAAAAAGAAGAGGTCCTTCTTCCCAAGGATCTTCATGTTTCTAGGCAGAAGGAAAGCACAGGCCAATAAGTCTGCCTGA